One region of Arvicola amphibius chromosome 3, mArvAmp1.2, whole genome shotgun sequence genomic DNA includes:
- the LOC119809248 gene encoding LOW QUALITY PROTEIN: dual specificity protein phosphatase CDC14B-like (The sequence of the model RefSeq protein was modified relative to this genomic sequence to represent the inferred CDS: inserted 1 base in 1 codon), which translates to IFIVFLKTHYCPYMNAAYGSCSFYITLLDCFHAVKKAMQYGFLNFNAFNLDEYEHYAKAENGDFNWIIPEQFLAFCGPHSRSRLESXYNQIVIQSPIQTLFPPSFSTPAEAIVQEFLDICENVERAIVVHCKAGLGRTGTLIGCYLMKHYRMMAAESIAWLRICRLGSVIGPQQQFLVMKQSSLWLEGDYYRQKLRGQENGPLGTAFSKQLSDIDDISISGLENQDNQEPELYSDDEISGVTQGDKLRALKSRRQSKANTVPLTPAVSRTKTVLR; encoded by the exons atttttatagtttttcttaaaactCACTATTGTCCATATATGA ATGCTGCCTATGGAAGCTGCAGTTTCTATATTACACTTCTCGACTGTTTTCACGCAGTAAAGAAGGCAATGCAGTACGGCTTTTTAAATTTCAACGCATTTAACCTTGATGAATATGAACACTATGCAAAAGCAGAAAATGGAGATTTTAACTGGATAATaccagagcagtttcttgccttcTGTGGACCTCATTCAAGATCGAGGCTTGAAA GTTATAATCAAATTGTTATTCAGTCCCCCATCCAGACACTGTTTCCACCTTCTTTCAGCACCCCTGCTGAGGCAATTGTCCAAGAGTTTCTGGATATTTGTGAAAATGTTGAGCGTGCCATTGTAGTGCACTGCAAAGCTGGCCTTGGCCGAACAGGTACTCTGATAGGCTGCTACCTCATGAAGCATTATAGGATGATGGCAGCCGAAAGCATTGCCTGGCTCAGAATCTGTAGACTGGGTTCCGTGATTGGGCCCCAGCAGCAGTTTCTGGTCATGAAACAGTCAAGCCTCTGGCTGGAAGGCGACTATTACCGCCAGAAGTTGAGAGGGCAGGAGAATGGACCCCTAGGAACAGCCTTCTCCAAACAACTCTCGGATATTGACGACATTTCGATAAGTGGGCTTGAGAATCAAGACAATCAAGAGCCAGAGCTGTATAGCGATGATGAAATCAGTGGAGTAACTCAAGGAGACAAGCTTCGGGCCCTGAAGAGTCGGAGACAGTCCAAAGCCAACACTGTCCCCCTCACTCCAGCCGTTTCAAGGACTAAGACAGTCTTGCGTTAA